A stretch of the Lactuca sativa cultivar Salinas chromosome 9, Lsat_Salinas_v11, whole genome shotgun sequence genome encodes the following:
- the LOC111911683 gene encoding uncharacterized protein LOC111911683 yields MASSFLTCSLSSFPKVSCQRFDPLSSSSSSTTVTTSSRLSLERSVVAGGRVSLANRSYLSSGHRTSQHDKRSKMEFVVYSADQVADLLPFGIHLPENWPAWIPGVVLAVVVPFFTNKWGPFSKFKEELDKVEEAVDNVADRVDEIAEKVEEFVGDIADDLPEGSQLRQSLEKVEKVADTIGDKAKMVSDLVDKMDEMEAKLENIMDKAKEKKNTTPTKTEPQ; encoded by the exons ATGGCTTCTTCTTTTCTTACTTGTAGTTTGAGTAGCTTTCCTAAGGTTTCATGTCAAAGATTTGATCCACTCtcgtcctcctcctcctccaccacTGTAACCACCAGCTCTCGGTTGTCCCTTGAAAGATCGGTGGTGGCTGGTGGGCGTGTTTCACTAGCTAACCGGAGTTATCTTAGCTCCGGCCACCGGACATCTCAACATGACAAGAGATCAAAGAT GGAGTTCGTAGTCTATAGTGCTGACCAAGTTGCAGATCTCCTGCCTTTTGGAATTCATCTCCCTGAAAATTG GCCAGCATGGATCCCAGGAGTTGTATTGGCTGTTGTGGTTCCATTTTTCACAAATAAATGGGGCCCATTTTCAAAATTCAAAG AGGAACTTGACAAAGTAGAGGAGGCGGTGGATAATGTGGCGGATAGGGTGGATGAGATAGCAGAGAAAGTGGAAGAGTTTGTCGGCGATATCGCTGATGATCTTCCCGAAGGTAGTCAACTTAGACAGTcattggaaaaagtcgaaaaagtTGCTGATACCATCGGAGACAAAGCTAAAATGGTTTCAGATCTAGTCGACAAG ATGGATGAAATGGAAGCCAAATTGGAGAATATCATGGATAAAGCCAAGGAGAAAAAGAATACTACGCCTACGAAAACTGAGCCACAATAG